The following proteins are co-located in the Sphingorhabdus lutea genome:
- a CDS encoding LL-diaminopimelate aminotransferase: MSQDFYRIRRMPPYVFAEVNAMKAAARARGEDIIDLGMGNPDGAPAQHVIDKLVEVAKDPSAHGYSASKGIKGLRKAQADYYGRRFNVDIDPETEVVVTLGSKEGLANLAQAITAPGDVVLAPNPSYPIHTFGFIIAGAAIRSIPAAPGPDFFTRLEYAMSYSVPKPSVLVIGYPSNPTAYVADYDFYVKVVDFAREHGLWVISDLAYAEIYFGDTPTPSILQVPGAKDVAIEFTSMSKTYSMAGWRMGFAVGNQTLINALTRVKSYLDYGAFTPIQAAAVAALNGPQDIVEANRQLYKKRRDVMVESFGRAGWDIPAPEASMFAWAPIPPAMAHMGGIEFSKKLLSEAQVAVAPGVGFGDEGEGYVRLALVENEQRLRQAARNIKKFLAKYGVKPNNSGNDEIDDK; this comes from the coding sequence ATGTCGCAAGATTTTTACCGCATCCGCCGTATGCCCCCTTATGTATTTGCCGAGGTAAATGCGATGAAGGCGGCGGCACGAGCGCGTGGTGAAGATATTATCGATTTGGGCATGGGAAATCCAGACGGTGCGCCCGCTCAGCATGTGATTGATAAATTGGTGGAGGTCGCAAAAGACCCCAGCGCACATGGATATTCCGCATCAAAGGGGATAAAGGGCCTGCGTAAGGCACAGGCCGATTATTATGGCCGCCGTTTCAATGTTGATATTGATCCAGAAACGGAAGTAGTCGTCACCTTGGGTTCAAAAGAGGGTTTGGCCAATTTGGCACAGGCCATCACCGCGCCGGGTGATGTGGTGCTTGCCCCCAATCCAAGTTACCCCATTCATACATTTGGATTTATTATTGCAGGTGCGGCCATTCGTTCCATTCCCGCCGCGCCAGGGCCGGATTTTTTCACCCGCCTTGAATATGCGATGAGTTATTCTGTACCAAAACCGTCGGTTTTGGTGATTGGTTATCCATCCAACCCCACCGCCTATGTCGCCGATTATGATTTTTATGTGAAGGTGGTGGATTTTGCCCGCGAACATGGATTGTGGGTTATTTCCGATCTGGCCTATGCCGAAATATATTTTGGCGACACGCCAACGCCATCCATTTTGCAAGTGCCAGGGGCAAAGGATGTGGCGATTGAATTTACATCCATGTCCAAAACATATTCCATGGCGGGGTGGCGCATGGGCTTTGCCGTGGGCAATCAAACATTGATTAACGCCTTGACCCGTGTGAAATCATATTTGGATTATGGCGCATTCACCCCCATTCAGGCGGCGGCGGTTGCGGCATTAAACGGGCCGCAGGATATTGTAGAGGCAAATCGGCAATTATATAAAAAACGCCGTGATGTTATGGTGGAAAGCTTTGGCCGCGCAGGTTGGGATATTCCCGCGCCAGAGGCATCAATGTTTGCATGGGCGCCAATACCGCCCGCCATGGCGCATATGGGCGGCATTGAATTTTCCAAAAAATTATTATCAGAGGCGCAGGTTGCTGTTGCCCCTGGTGTTGGCTTTGGTGATGAGGGTGAGGGTTATGTTCGTCTTGCCTTGGTGGAAAATGAACAAAGATTGCGTCAGGCGGCGCGTAATATTAAAAAATTCTTGGCCAAATATGGGGTAAAACCCAATAATAGCGGCAATGATGAAATTGACGATAAATAA
- a CDS encoding PHA/PHB synthase family protein, with protein sequence MTNSNDDAGNNGSGNGFAFGDIGKWAEIMTQMQQQMFQMTPPFDDKNNETAQKKAQQSSNDKFADFFTPMMQNFAGMANAALPLYADMMQGNLVQGKAAGNSPFLLKTPNGQDIEKGVQQITNLSAHMFDFMQFISKNGGQNWQAAAEEKQDRRFAHEQWVAHPMFNSLRQLYQFMDQSAQQWLDQKNDLNDKEKEALSFQMRGWLDSIAPNNFLHSNPEALEAASNSNGETLRRGIEHMMADIQKGQLTHSDPNSFILGENIAITPGKVIHRSRLFELIQYSPSTKNVNQTPLVIFPPWINRFYILDLNPQKSFVKWAVEQGLTVFMVSWKSADADMADVIWDDYVAAQLEAIDVIRDVLDVPSVHAIGYCVAGTTLSASLAYLHSHGQADKVKSATFFTAQIDFTEAGDLLHFTSDQHMEMLEQLSSNGYLDGRVMAATFNLLRGKDLIWNTVVNHYLLGKDYPAFDLLYWNGDTTNLPRSWHKSYLSDLYRDNLLVEPNRLSVIGTPIDLRIVKTPTYIQAGREDHIAPAKSVWKMQDHFSGPMRFVLAGSGHIAGVVNPPSSEKYQYWVNEGKDIASLDEYIAGAVETKGSWWPDWINWLCGFADMQVKAQGARIPGEGKLPALCDSPGLYVTLK encoded by the coding sequence ATGACGAATTCAAATGACGATGCAGGCAATAATGGTTCGGGCAATGGCTTCGCCTTTGGCGATATAGGCAAATGGGCCGAAATAATGACCCAAATGCAGCAACAAATGTTCCAAATGACGCCGCCATTTGATGATAAGAATAATGAAACAGCGCAAAAAAAGGCGCAGCAAAGTTCAAATGATAAATTTGCGGATTTTTTCACGCCCATGATGCAAAATTTTGCCGGCATGGCCAATGCCGCCCTGCCGCTTTATGCCGATATGATGCAGGGTAATTTGGTGCAGGGTAAAGCAGCAGGCAACAGTCCCTTTTTATTAAAAACACCCAATGGACAGGATATTGAAAAGGGCGTGCAACAAATTACCAATTTATCGGCCCATATGTTCGATTTCATGCAATTTATTTCCAAAAATGGCGGTCAAAATTGGCAGGCCGCTGCCGAGGAAAAGCAGGACCGCCGTTTTGCCCATGAACAATGGGTCGCCCATCCCATGTTCAACAGTCTGCGCCAATTATATCAATTTATGGATCAAAGCGCACAGCAATGGCTGGACCAAAAAAATGACTTAAACGATAAGGAAAAAGAGGCGCTGTCCTTTCAAATGCGTGGGTGGCTGGACAGTATTGCCCCCAATAATTTTCTGCATAGCAATCCAGAGGCACTGGAAGCAGCAAGTAATAGCAATGGTGAAACATTGCGACGCGGCATTGAACATATGATGGCCGATATACAAAAGGGCCAATTAACGCATAGCGACCCCAATAGTTTTATTTTGGGTGAAAATATTGCCATCACACCGGGCAAGGTTATTCATCGATCGCGCCTGTTTGAGTTAATACAATATAGCCCAAGCACCAAAAATGTGAATCAAACGCCATTGGTTATTTTCCCGCCATGGATAAATCGTTTTTACATATTGGACCTGAACCCCCAAAAATCATTTGTGAAATGGGCCGTGGAACAGGGATTAACGGTGTTCATGGTTTCGTGGAAATCGGCCGATGCAGATATGGCCGATGTCATTTGGGATGATTATGTCGCCGCGCAATTAGAGGCGATAGACGTCATTCGTGATGTTTTGGACGTGCCATCGGTGCATGCCATTGGATATTGTGTGGCGGGCACGACTTTATCGGCAAGTTTAGCCTATTTACATAGCCATGGTCAGGCGGATAAGGTGAAAAGCGCGACATTTTTCACCGCCCAAATTGATTTTACCGAGGCAGGTGACTTGTTACATTTCACCAGTGACCAGCATATGGAAATGTTGGAGCAGCTATCATCAAATGGATATTTGGATGGCCGTGTGATGGCCGCGACCTTTAATTTATTGCGCGGCAAGGATCTTATCTGGAACACGGTGGTCAATCATTATTTATTGGGCAAGGATTATCCCGCATTTGATTTGCTATATTGGAATGGCGATACCACCAATCTGCCGCGTTCATGGCATAAAAGCTATTTGAGCGATTTATATAGAGATAATTTATTGGTCGAGCCAAATCGATTAAGCGTCATTGGCACGCCCATTGACCTGCGCATTGTCAAAACCCCTACTTATATTCAGGCGGGGCGAGAGGATCATATCGCACCAGCAAAAAGCGTATGGAAAATGCAGGATCATTTTTCCGGCCCAATGCGGTTCGTTTTGGCAGGGTCGGGGCATATTGCCGGCGTGGTCAACCCACCATCGTCCGAAAAATATCAATATTGGGTGAATGAGGGCAAGGATATTGCCTCTTTGGATGAATATATTGCAGGGGCAGTTGAAACAAAAGGTAGCTGGTGGCCGGATTGGATAAACTGGCTCTGCGGCTTTGCCGATATGCAAGTAAAGGCACAGGGCGCACGCATTCCAGGGGAGGGAAAATTGCCTGCCCTATGCGATTCGCCGGGCCTATATGTGACATTAAAATAG